TGGCCACCGGCACCGTCATGCTGGTCGACAACCAGATCGACCAGACCACCGGCACCATCAAGCTGAAGGCCAGCTTCCCCAACACGGACGAGCACCTGTGGCCGGGTGAGTTCGTGAACGTGAAGGTGCTGAAGCAGACCCGCCAGAACGCGCTGACCATCCCCACCGCCGCCATCCAACGGGGCCCGAAGGGCCTCTACGCCTATGTCGTGAAGCCCGACAGCACCGTGGAGATCCGCCCCGTGAAGACGGCGGAGGATACGGGTGGCGTCACCGTCGTGACCGACGGCCTGAAGGCCGGCGAACGCGTGACCATCAGCAACGCCTATCGCCTGCAGGACGGCGCCAAGGTCAGCTTCGGTGGCGGTGAAAAGGCCGCGGATGCCAGCCCGGCGGGGAGTGCCAAGCCATGAGCCTGTCCAGTCCCTTCATCCACCGGCCCATCGCCACCTCGCTGCTGATGCTGGGCGTGCTGCTGGTGGGTCTGGTGGCCTATCCGCTGCTGCCGGTGGCACCCCTGCCGCAGGTGGACTTCCCCACCGTGGTGGTCACCGCCACCCTGCCGGGCGGCAGCCCGGAGACCATGGCCTCATCCGTGGCGCAGCCGCTGGAATACCAGTTCGCTGAAATCCCCGGCCTCAGCCAGATGACGTCCGTCAGCACGCAGAACACCAGCCAGGTGACGCTGCAGTTCGACCTCAGCCGTAACATTGACGCCGCCGCGCAGGACGTGCAGACGGCCATCGACGCGGCCGGCGGCCAGTTGCCCAAGAACCTGCCGTCGCCGCCGACATACCGCAAGGTGAACCCGGCCGACGCCTCCGTCCTGGTCTATTCCGTCCATTCCGACAGCCTGCCCCTGACCCAGGTGGACGATTACGCGGAAAACGTCATCGCCCAGCGGCTGTCGCAGATTCCGGGCGTGGCCCAGGTCAGCATCGGCGGCCAGCAGAAGCCGGCGGTGCGGGTGCAGGTGGACCCGGCCAAGATCGCGGCCCTGGGCATCCAGATGGAGGATGTGGCCACCGTCATCACCAACGCCACGGTGAACGCGCCCAAGGGGTCCATCAACGGGCCCGCCCACAACTTCGTCATCTATACCAACGACCAGCTGCTGAAGGCCGAACCCTGGAACGACGTCATCGTCGCCTACAAGAACGGGGCGCCGGTGCGCATCCGCGATATCGGCGTGGCGGTGGACGGGCCGGAAAACAACCAGCTGATCGCCTGGCAGAACAAGGGCGAGGGCATCCTGCTGCAGGTGTTCAAGCAGCCGGGCGCCAACATCATGGACATCGTCAACAACGTGGAAAACGCGTTGCCCGGCGTCATGTCGGCGGTGCCGCCCTCGGTGCGCATGGACAAGGTGATCGACCGCACCACCACCATCAAGGCCTCGGTCGCGGACGTGCAGTTCACCCTGCTGCTGACCATCGCCCTGGTCGTGCTGGTCATCTTCCTGTTCCTGCGCAACCTGTGGGCCACGCTGATCCCCGGCGTCACCGTCCCGCTGGCCCTGTTCGGCACGGCGGCGCTGATGTACCTGCTGGGCTTCAGCCTGGACAACCTGTCGCTCATGGGCCTGACCATCGCCGTCGGTTTCGTCGTCGACGACGCCATCGTGATGGTGGAAAACATCTATCGTCACCTGGAGGAGGGGGAGACCCCGGTCCAGGCGGCGCTGAAGGGCGCCAGTGAGATCGGCTTCACCATCATGTCGATCAGCGTGTCGCTGGTGGCGGTCTTCATCCCGCTGCTGCTGATGGGCGGCATCGTCGGCCGCCTGATGCGCGAATTCGCCATCACCGTCACCATGACCATCGCCGTGTCGGCCTTCGTCTCGCTGACGCTGTCGCCCATGATGTGCTCCCTCTTCCTGAAGGATGAGAAGCACGCCAAGCACGGCCGCGCCTACCTGTTCATCGAAGGCTGTTTCGACTGGCTGGTGGCCAAGTATGGGAAGGGCCTGGACTTTGTGCTGCGGCACCAGTTCCCGACCCTGATGGTGTTCTTCGCCACGGTTGCGGCCACCGTCTTCCTCTATATCCAGATCCCCAAGGGCTTCTTCCCGCAGCAGGACACCGGCATCATCTCGGGCATCGCCGACGCCTCGCAGGATGTGTCCTTCACGGAGATGGTGCGCCTGCAGCACCAGCTGATGGACATCGTCGCCCAGGATCCGGACGTGGCCGCCTGGGGCACCTCGGTGGGCGGCGGGTCCCGCCCCATCAACAACGGCTTCGTCGTCATCGGGCTGAAGCCGCGGGATGAGCGGTCGGCCTCCGCCGACCAGATCATTGCCCGGCTGCGGCCCAAGCTGGCCAAGGTGAAGGGCGCCACCCTGTTCCTGCAGGCGGCCCAGGACCTGAACGTGGGTGGTCGTACCTCGCGCACCCAGTACCAGTACACCTTGCAGGACGCCAACCTGGTGGAACTGAACGAGTGGGCGCCCAAGCTGCTGGCCAAATTGCAGGGCCTGCCGCAGCTGCGCGATGTGGCCACGGACCAGCAGAACAACAGCACCACGCTGAACATGGTGATCGACCGCGACCAGGCCTCCCGCTTCGGCATCCAGCCGGCGCTGATCGACAGCACGCTCTACGACGCGTTCGGCCAGCGCCAGGTGGCGCAGTACTTCACCCAGCTGAACAGCTATCACGTGGTGCTGGAGGTCACGCCCGGCATGCAGGCCGACCCGGCCACCCTGAACAAGCTGTACATCACCTCACCCCTGACGCAGCAGCAGGTGCCGCTGTCGACCTTCGTGAAGTTCGACACCGACCACGTCAACTTCCTGTCCATCACCCACCAGGGCCAGTTCCCGGCCGTCACCCTGTCCTTCAACCTGGGTGCCGGCGTGTCCCTGGGCGAGGCGGTGGACGAGATTCAGAAGGCGTCGGCGGAACTGGGCATGCCGTCCTCCGTTTCCGGCACCTTCCAGGGCACGGCCCAGGCCTTCCAGTCATCGCTGAAGACCCAGCCCTACCTGATCGCCGCGGCCTTGGTGGCCGTCTACATCATCCTGGGCATGCTGTATGAAAGCTACATCCACCCGCTGACCATTCTCTCCACCCTGCCGTCGGCGGGCGTGGGGGCGCTGCTGATGCTGATGATCTTCCACTATGACCTGTCGGTCATCGCGTTGATCGGCATCATCCTGCTGATCGGCATCGTGAAGAAGAACGGCATCATGATGGTGGACTTCGCCATCCAGGCGGAGCGCCAGCAGCACATGGCGCCCATCGAGTCCATCCGTCAGGCCTGCCTGCTGCGCTTTCGCCCCATCATGATGACCACGATGGCGGCCCTGCTCGGCGCCCTGCCGCTGTGGCTGGAGAACGGCACGGGCTCGGAACTGCGCAAGCCCTTGGGCGTCACCATGGTGGGCGGCCTGATCCTCAGCCAGATTTTGACCTTGTTCACCACGCCGGTGGTCTATCTCTACCTGGACCGGGTGAACGAGTGGCTGGGCCGCCATGGCATCAAGCGCCGGGAGATCCCGGAGAATGAGCCGGGCGACAGCCATGGCCATGAGGTGGCGCATTGATCAAAGGCCCGGGATGCCAGCGGCATGAGAATTTGTCTCATGCCGCTGTAGGATGCGACCGCATCCGCCGGAGGTTTCCGGGGAGCGGAGCGGACTGGAAACCGAGGACAAGCCCAAGCCGGCGGACGCCGGCGCCCGGGGTTTGAGGGGGCATTTGATCCGATGAAGGTTCTGCTGGTTGAGGATAACGAACGGGTGTCGCGCTTCGTCGTGAAGGGCCTGCGTGAGGCCGGACACACCGTGGAACATGTCGACAATGGCCGGGACGGCATGTTCCTGGCCACGGGTGAGCCGTTCGACGTCATCGTCATGGACCGCATGCTGCCGGGCGATGTGGATGGCCTGACCATCATCGAAACCCTGCGTAAGCTGGGAACCCAGACGCCCGTCCTGATCCTGAGCGCGCTCAGCAGCGTGGATGAGCGCATCAAGGGCCTGCGCAGCGGCGGTGACGATTACCTGACCAAGCCCTTCGCCTTCGGTGAGTTGCTGGCCCGGCTGGACGCCCTCATGCGCCGGTCACCCACCGGCACGGCGCCGGAGACCAGTCTGACGGCGGGGGATTTGCGCATGAACCTGCTGTCGCGCAAGGTGACGCGGGGGGACCGCCCCATCACCCTGCAGAACCAGGAGTTCAAGCTGCTGGAATACCTGATGCGGCACGTGGACCAGGTGGTCACCCGCACCATGTTGCTGGAGGCGGTGTGGGGATACCACTTCGACCCCCAGACCAATGTGGTTGACGTGCACATCAGCAAGCTGCGCCAGAAGATCGATTGCGAGCCGGAGACGCCGCTGCTGCGCACCGTGCGCAACGCCGGCTAC
The DNA window shown above is from Azospirillaceae bacterium and carries:
- a CDS encoding response regulator transcription factor; this translates as MKVLLVEDNERVSRFVVKGLREAGHTVEHVDNGRDGMFLATGEPFDVIVMDRMLPGDVDGLTIIETLRKLGTQTPVLILSALSSVDERIKGLRSGGDDYLTKPFAFGELLARLDALMRRSPTGTAPETSLTAGDLRMNLLSRKVTRGDRPITLQNQEFKLLEYLMRHVDQVVTRTMLLEAVWGYHFDPQTNVVDVHISKLRQKIDCEPETPLLRTVRNAGYMLTTGG
- a CDS encoding efflux RND transporter permease subunit; the encoded protein is MSLSSPFIHRPIATSLLMLGVLLVGLVAYPLLPVAPLPQVDFPTVVVTATLPGGSPETMASSVAQPLEYQFAEIPGLSQMTSVSTQNTSQVTLQFDLSRNIDAAAQDVQTAIDAAGGQLPKNLPSPPTYRKVNPADASVLVYSVHSDSLPLTQVDDYAENVIAQRLSQIPGVAQVSIGGQQKPAVRVQVDPAKIAALGIQMEDVATVITNATVNAPKGSINGPAHNFVIYTNDQLLKAEPWNDVIVAYKNGAPVRIRDIGVAVDGPENNQLIAWQNKGEGILLQVFKQPGANIMDIVNNVENALPGVMSAVPPSVRMDKVIDRTTTIKASVADVQFTLLLTIALVVLVIFLFLRNLWATLIPGVTVPLALFGTAALMYLLGFSLDNLSLMGLTIAVGFVVDDAIVMVENIYRHLEEGETPVQAALKGASEIGFTIMSISVSLVAVFIPLLLMGGIVGRLMREFAITVTMTIAVSAFVSLTLSPMMCSLFLKDEKHAKHGRAYLFIEGCFDWLVAKYGKGLDFVLRHQFPTLMVFFATVAATVFLYIQIPKGFFPQQDTGIISGIADASQDVSFTEMVRLQHQLMDIVAQDPDVAAWGTSVGGGSRPINNGFVVIGLKPRDERSASADQIIARLRPKLAKVKGATLFLQAAQDLNVGGRTSRTQYQYTLQDANLVELNEWAPKLLAKLQGLPQLRDVATDQQNNSTTLNMVIDRDQASRFGIQPALIDSTLYDAFGQRQVAQYFTQLNSYHVVLEVTPGMQADPATLNKLYITSPLTQQQVPLSTFVKFDTDHVNFLSITHQGQFPAVTLSFNLGAGVSLGEAVDEIQKASAELGMPSSVSGTFQGTAQAFQSSLKTQPYLIAAALVAVYIILGMLYESYIHPLTILSTLPSAGVGALLMLMIFHYDLSVIALIGIILLIGIVKKNGIMMVDFAIQAERQQHMAPIESIRQACLLRFRPIMMTTMAALLGALPLWLENGTGSELRKPLGVTMVGGLILSQILTLFTTPVVYLYLDRVNEWLGRHGIKRREIPENEPGDSHGHEVAH